In Streptomyces thermolilacinus SPC6, a single genomic region encodes these proteins:
- a CDS encoding pyridoxal phosphate-dependent decarboxylase family protein, producing the protein MRSHLLNDATAEQYRRSVTEGVERVARKLATTRRPFTGVTPDELAPAVSAVDLDRPLGDTSAALDELEELYLRDAVYFHHPRYLGHLNCPVVIPAVVGEAVLAAVNSSLDTWDQSAGGTLIERRLIDWTAERVGLGPNADGVFTSGGTQSNLQALLLAREEAKTDDLTKLRIFTSECSHFSVQKSAQLLGLGRSAVVSIPCDADKRMQSVVLAAELARCAAEGLVPMAIVATAGTTDFGSIDPLPEIAALAAEYGAWMHVDAAYGCGLLASPTRRHLLDGIERADSVTVDYHKSFFQPVSSSAVLVRDAATLRHATYHADYLNPRRTVAERIPNQVDKSLQTTRRFDALKLWLTLRVMGADGVGQLFDEVCDLAAEGYDMLAADPRYDVMVRPSLSTLVFRYVPGADASPEEVDRANLHARKALFASGEAVVAGTKADGRQYLKFTLLNPETTAHDIAAVLDLIAGHAEQYLGENLVHAS; encoded by the coding sequence ATGCGCTCGCACCTGCTCAACGACGCGACGGCGGAGCAGTACCGACGTTCCGTCACCGAAGGAGTCGAGCGGGTGGCGCGCAAACTCGCCACCACCAGGCGCCCGTTCACCGGCGTCACCCCCGACGAGCTGGCCCCCGCCGTCTCCGCCGTGGACCTCGACCGGCCGCTCGGCGACACGTCCGCCGCCCTGGACGAGCTGGAGGAGCTGTACCTCCGTGACGCCGTCTACTTCCACCACCCCCGCTACCTGGGCCACCTCAACTGCCCGGTCGTCATCCCCGCCGTCGTCGGCGAGGCCGTCCTCGCGGCGGTCAACTCCTCCCTGGACACCTGGGACCAGAGCGCGGGCGGCACGCTCATCGAGCGCCGCCTGATCGACTGGACCGCCGAGCGCGTCGGCCTCGGCCCGAACGCCGACGGCGTCTTCACCAGCGGCGGCACCCAGTCCAACCTCCAGGCGCTGCTGCTGGCCCGCGAGGAGGCCAAGACGGACGACCTGACCAAGCTGCGCATCTTCACCTCCGAGTGCAGCCACTTCAGCGTCCAGAAGTCCGCTCAGCTCCTGGGCCTCGGCCGGTCCGCCGTCGTGTCCATCCCCTGCGACGCCGACAAGCGCATGCAGAGCGTCGTCCTCGCCGCCGAACTGGCCCGCTGCGCCGCCGAGGGCCTCGTCCCGATGGCGATCGTCGCCACCGCGGGCACCACCGACTTCGGCTCCATCGACCCGCTCCCCGAGATCGCCGCCCTCGCCGCCGAGTACGGCGCCTGGATGCACGTGGACGCCGCCTACGGCTGCGGGCTGCTCGCCTCCCCCACCCGCCGCCACCTGCTGGACGGCATCGAGCGCGCCGACTCCGTCACGGTCGACTACCACAAGTCGTTCTTCCAGCCCGTCAGCTCCTCCGCCGTACTCGTCCGCGACGCCGCGACGCTGCGCCACGCCACGTACCACGCGGACTACCTCAACCCGCGCCGCACGGTGGCCGAGCGCATCCCGAACCAGGTCGACAAGTCGCTCCAGACGACCCGCCGCTTCGACGCGCTCAAGCTGTGGCTGACCCTGCGCGTCATGGGCGCCGACGGTGTCGGGCAGCTGTTCGACGAGGTGTGTGACCTGGCCGCCGAGGGGTACGACATGCTCGCCGCCGACCCCCGCTACGACGTGATGGTCCGCCCCTCGCTGTCCACCCTGGTCTTCCGCTACGTCCCCGGCGCCGACGCCTCCCCGGAGGAGGTCGACCGCGCCAACCTGCACGCCCGCAAGGCGCTGTTCGCGTCGGGCGAGGCCGTCGTCGCCGGCACGAAGGCGGACGGCCGCCAGTACCTCAAGTTCACCTTGCTCAACCCCGAGACGACCGCGCACGACATCGCCGCCGTCCTCGATCTGATAGCCGGCCACGCCGAGCAGTACCTGGGAGAGAACCTTGTCCACGCCTCTTGA
- a CDS encoding siderophore-interacting protein has translation MTTAETAALPFNFFPLQVVATRRLGPSLVRVTFTGAGDEDLSGFASGGRDQSLSLFLPHPGQPEPVLPPVVDGDLYGALGAWRAMPDDVRAVMRSYTVREQRRTADGATEVDIDFAVHEDGGPACRWALAASEGDRVAVLGPAVADNTGVRFQLPEDADEVLMWGDETALPAASAILEWLPAGTRAQVWLEVPRAGDRLELRTAADATVTWLVREEGAPPAVDAVRAAEVSGAAPYVWLAGESGSVKALRRHFVNERGFDRRRVTFVGYWRKGVSEDALRETPDADAEA, from the coding sequence ATGACGACCGCCGAGACCGCCGCGCTGCCGTTCAACTTCTTCCCCCTCCAGGTCGTGGCGACGCGGCGGCTCGGCCCGTCGCTGGTCCGCGTGACCTTCACCGGCGCCGGTGACGAGGACCTGTCGGGCTTCGCGTCGGGCGGCCGGGACCAGAGCCTGTCGCTGTTCCTGCCGCACCCGGGCCAGCCCGAGCCGGTCCTGCCTCCGGTCGTGGACGGCGACCTGTACGGGGCGCTGGGCGCCTGGCGGGCCATGCCGGACGACGTACGGGCCGTCATGCGCTCGTACACCGTGCGGGAGCAGCGCCGTACCGCCGACGGGGCGACCGAGGTCGACATCGACTTCGCCGTCCACGAGGACGGCGGCCCCGCGTGCCGCTGGGCGCTGGCCGCGTCCGAGGGCGACCGGGTGGCCGTGCTGGGCCCGGCGGTGGCGGACAACACGGGTGTGCGCTTCCAGCTGCCCGAGGACGCCGACGAGGTGCTGATGTGGGGTGACGAGACGGCGCTGCCCGCCGCCTCGGCGATCCTGGAGTGGCTGCCCGCCGGGACGAGGGCGCAGGTGTGGCTGGAGGTCCCGCGCGCCGGGGACCGGCTGGAGCTCCGCACGGCGGCCGACGCGACGGTGACCTGGCTCGTACGGGAGGAGGGCGCTCCCCCGGCCGTCGACGCGGTCCGCGCGGCCGAGGTGTCGGGCGCCGCGCCGTACGTGTGGCTGGCGGGCGAGTCCGGCTCGGTGAAGGCGCTGCGGCGGCACTTCGTGAACGAGCGCGGGTTCGACCGGCGCCGCGTCACGTTCGTCGGGTACTGGCGGAAGGGCGTGAGCGAGGACGCCCTGCGCGAGACTCCGGACGCCGACGCCGAGGCGTAG
- a CDS encoding ABC transporter substrate-binding protein encodes MPSNARATHLTRRGLLATGGALGLGAALAACGGKDKAAEKPGGEGGAEKSGPWKFTDDRGVVAEAKSTPRNIVAFTGMAAALHDFGVEVKGVFGPTKTADGKPDVQAGDLDISKVKIIGNVWGEFNLEEYIKLQPEVLITDMWEKDALWYVPDESKDKILKLAPSVALWAADQSMPKVIQRHVELAESLGGDVESKKVTDSKARFEAAAARLRAAAKAKPEIKVLIGSASADLFYVSTPVRPTDTLYFKELGVNLVVPGKLDQGGWFEGLSWENVDKYKADIIMMDNRTSAIQPKDLASKPTWAQLPAVKAGQVIPRVTEPIYSYEKCAPLLEDLAKAIENAKKVA; translated from the coding sequence ATGCCCAGCAACGCCCGAGCCACCCACCTGACCCGACGCGGACTCCTCGCCACCGGAGGCGCCCTGGGACTGGGCGCCGCGCTCGCCGCGTGCGGGGGCAAGGACAAGGCCGCGGAGAAGCCCGGCGGCGAGGGCGGCGCGGAGAAGTCGGGCCCGTGGAAGTTCACCGACGACCGGGGCGTCGTGGCGGAGGCCAAGTCCACCCCGAGGAACATCGTGGCCTTCACCGGCATGGCCGCCGCCCTGCACGACTTCGGCGTCGAGGTGAAGGGCGTCTTCGGCCCGACGAAGACCGCCGACGGCAAGCCCGACGTCCAGGCCGGCGACCTGGACATCAGCAAGGTCAAGATCATCGGCAACGTCTGGGGCGAGTTCAACCTCGAGGAGTACATCAAGCTCCAGCCCGAGGTCCTCATCACGGACATGTGGGAGAAGGACGCCCTCTGGTACGTGCCGGACGAGTCCAAGGACAAGATCCTCAAGCTGGCCCCGAGCGTCGCCCTGTGGGCCGCCGACCAGTCCATGCCGAAGGTGATCCAGCGTCACGTCGAGCTGGCCGAGAGCCTCGGCGGCGACGTGGAGTCCAAGAAGGTCACCGACAGCAAGGCCCGCTTCGAGGCCGCCGCGGCCCGGCTGCGCGCCGCCGCCAAGGCCAAGCCGGAGATCAAGGTCCTCATCGGCTCCGCCAGCGCCGACCTGTTCTACGTCTCCACGCCGGTCCGCCCGACCGACACGCTGTACTTCAAGGAGCTCGGCGTGAACCTCGTCGTGCCCGGCAAGCTCGACCAGGGCGGCTGGTTCGAGGGCCTCAGCTGGGAGAACGTCGACAAGTACAAGGCCGACATCATCATGATGGACAACCGCACCTCGGCCATCCAGCCCAAGGACCTCGCCTCCAAGCCGACCTGGGCGCAGCTGCCCGCCGTCAAGGCCGGCCAGGTCATCCCGCGCGTCACGGAGCCCATCTACTCGTACGAGAAGTGCGCCCCGCTGCTGGAGGACCTCGCCAAGGCGATCGAGAACGCGAAGAAGGTGGCCTGA
- a CDS encoding acyl-CoA dehydrogenase family protein: MSLDHRLSADHEELRRTVEEFAHDVVAPKIGDFYERHEFPYEIVREMGRMGLFGLPFPEEYGGMGGDYLALGIALEELARVDSSVAITLEAGVSLGAMPVYRFGTEEQKRQWLPKLCSGEMLGAFGLTEPDCGSDAGGTRTTAVRDGDEWVINGTKCFITNSGTDITGLVTVTAVTGRKPDGRPEISSIIVPSGTPGFTVAAPYSKVGWNASDTRELSFSDVRVPAANLLGEEGRGYAQFLRILDEGRIAIAALATGLAQGCVDESVKYAKERHAFGRPIGDNQAIQFKLADMEMRAHMARIGWRDAASRLVHGEPFKKEAALAKLYSSTVAVDNAREATQIHGGYGFMNEYPVARMWRDSKILEIGEGTSEVQRMLIARELGFTS, from the coding sequence ATGTCCCTGGACCACCGGCTCTCCGCCGATCACGAGGAACTCCGCCGCACCGTCGAGGAGTTCGCCCACGACGTGGTGGCGCCGAAGATCGGCGACTTCTACGAGCGCCACGAGTTCCCGTACGAGATCGTGCGGGAGATGGGCCGCATGGGCCTGTTCGGCCTGCCGTTCCCGGAGGAGTACGGCGGCATGGGCGGCGACTACCTGGCGCTCGGCATCGCCCTGGAGGAGCTGGCCCGCGTCGACTCGTCGGTCGCCATCACCCTGGAGGCGGGCGTCTCGCTGGGCGCCATGCCGGTCTACCGGTTCGGCACGGAGGAGCAGAAGCGCCAGTGGCTGCCGAAGCTGTGCTCCGGCGAGATGCTCGGCGCGTTCGGTCTGACCGAGCCCGACTGCGGCTCCGACGCGGGCGGCACGCGCACGACGGCCGTGCGGGACGGCGACGAGTGGGTGATCAACGGCACCAAGTGCTTCATCACCAACTCCGGTACGGACATCACGGGCCTGGTGACGGTGACCGCCGTGACGGGCCGCAAGCCGGACGGGCGCCCGGAGATCTCGTCCATCATCGTCCCGTCGGGCACGCCCGGCTTCACGGTCGCCGCCCCGTACTCGAAGGTCGGCTGGAACGCCTCGGACACGCGTGAGCTGTCGTTCTCCGACGTGCGGGTGCCGGCGGCGAACCTGCTGGGCGAGGAGGGCCGCGGGTACGCGCAGTTCCTCCGCATCCTCGACGAGGGCCGCATCGCCATCGCCGCGCTCGCCACGGGCCTGGCGCAGGGCTGTGTGGACGAGTCGGTGAAGTACGCGAAGGAACGTCACGCGTTCGGCCGCCCCATCGGCGACAACCAGGCCATCCAGTTCAAGCTGGCCGACATGGAGATGCGGGCGCACATGGCCCGCATCGGCTGGCGGGACGCGGCGTCGCGGCTGGTGCACGGCGAGCCGTTCAAGAAGGAGGCGGCGCTCGCGAAGCTGTACTCCTCGACGGTCGCCGTCGACAACGCCCGCGAGGCCACCCAGATCCACGGCGGGTACGGCTTCATGAACGAGTACCCGGTCGCCCGGATGTGGCGCGACTCCAAGATCCTGGAGATCGGCGAGGGCACCAGCGAGGTCCAGCGCATGCTGATCGCCCGTGAACTGGGCTTCACCTCCTAA
- a CDS encoding hydroxymethylglutaryl-CoA lyase: MTVPAHGLPARVRIHEVGPRDGLQNEQGVVPTEVKAEFIRRLAGAGLDTVEATSFVHPKWVPQLADAERLFPLVSGLDVRLPVLVPNERGLDRALALGAREVAVFASATESFAKANLNRTVDEALAMFEPVVSRAKAEGLAVRGYLSMCFGDPWEGPVPVGQAVRVTRRLADLGCDELSLGDTIGVATPGHVQALLTALGEAGLPASRLAVHFHDTYGQALANTLAALQHGVTTVDASAGGLGGCPYAKSATGNLATEDLVWMLHGLGIETGVDLGLLTATSVWLAEELGRPSPSRTVRALSHKE; this comes from the coding sequence ATGACCGTTCCCGCGCACGGGCTGCCCGCGCGCGTGCGGATCCACGAGGTCGGCCCGCGCGACGGCCTGCAGAACGAGCAGGGCGTCGTACCGACCGAGGTGAAGGCCGAGTTCATCCGCCGCCTCGCCGGGGCGGGCCTGGACACGGTCGAGGCGACCAGCTTCGTCCACCCCAAGTGGGTGCCGCAGCTCGCCGACGCCGAGAGGCTCTTCCCGCTCGTCTCCGGCCTGGACGTACGGCTGCCGGTGCTCGTGCCGAACGAGCGCGGGCTCGACCGGGCGCTGGCGCTCGGCGCCCGCGAGGTCGCCGTCTTCGCCAGCGCGACCGAGTCGTTCGCCAAGGCCAACCTGAACCGCACGGTGGACGAGGCGCTCGCCATGTTCGAGCCGGTCGTCTCCCGGGCGAAGGCCGAGGGGCTGGCCGTGCGCGGCTACCTGTCGATGTGCTTCGGGGACCCGTGGGAGGGCCCCGTCCCCGTCGGGCAGGCCGTCCGCGTGACGCGCCGCCTCGCGGACCTGGGCTGCGACGAGCTGAGCCTCGGCGACACGATCGGCGTGGCCACCCCCGGGCACGTACAGGCCCTGCTGACCGCGCTGGGCGAGGCGGGGCTGCCCGCGTCCCGGCTGGCCGTGCACTTCCACGACACGTACGGGCAGGCCCTCGCCAACACGCTCGCCGCGCTCCAGCACGGCGTGACCACCGTCGACGCCTCCGCGGGCGGGCTCGGCGGCTGCCCCTACGCCAAGTCCGCGACCGGGAACCTCGCCACCGAAGACCTCGTGTGGATGCTCCACGGCCTCGGCATCGAGACCGGGGTCGATCTGGGCCTGCTGACCGCCACCAGCGTGTGGCTGGCCGAGGAGCTGGGCCGCCCGAGCCCGTCACGTACCGTCCGCGCCCTCTCCCACAAGGAGTGA
- a CDS encoding acetyl-CoA carboxylase biotin carboxylase subunit has translation MFDTVLVANRGEIAVRVIRTLRSLGVRSVAVFSDADAGARHVREADTAVRIGPPAAGESYLRVDRLLEAAARTGAQAVHPGYGFLAENATFARACAGAGLVFIGPPADAISLMGDKIRAKETVRAAGVPVVPGSSGSGLTDDELAAAAREIGMPVLLKPSAGGGGKGMRLVRDEAHLADEIAAARREARASFGDDTLLVERWIDRPRHIEIQVLADGHGHVVHLGERECSLQRRHQKIIEEAPSVLLDEKTRAAMGEAAVQAALSCGYRGAGTVEFIVPGGDPSQYYFMEMNTRLQVEHPVTELVTGLDLVEWQLRVAAGEELPFRQDDITLTGHAVEARLCAEDPARGFLPSGGTVLALREPQGAGVRTDSGLSEGTEVSSLYDPMLSKVIVHGPDRATALRKLRAALADTVTLGVPTNAGFLRRLLAHPDVVSGDMDTGLVEREADGLVPDGVPDEVYEAAAAVREDALAARPDARGWTDPFSVPSGWRIGGERLPVTHHLRVPGLEPVAHVARATDRTVTADRVTVTLDGVTHTFHRAGTWLGRDGDSWNVLDHDPVAASLTGSAHSGADSLTAPMPGTVTVVKVAVGDEVTAGQGLLVVEAMKMEHVISAPHDGTVVELDVTPGSTVAMDQVLAVVEPHASEEEAK, from the coding sequence ATGTTCGACACTGTCCTCGTCGCCAACCGGGGCGAGATCGCCGTCCGCGTCATCCGGACGCTGCGCTCCCTCGGGGTGCGCTCGGTCGCCGTGTTCAGCGACGCCGACGCCGGTGCCCGCCATGTGCGGGAGGCCGACACGGCCGTGCGGATCGGCCCCCCGGCGGCGGGCGAGAGCTATCTGCGCGTGGACCGGCTGCTGGAGGCCGCCGCCCGCACGGGCGCCCAGGCCGTCCACCCCGGCTACGGGTTCCTCGCGGAGAACGCCACGTTCGCGCGGGCCTGCGCCGGCGCGGGGCTCGTCTTCATCGGGCCGCCCGCCGACGCGATCTCCCTGATGGGCGACAAGATCCGCGCGAAGGAGACCGTACGGGCGGCCGGGGTGCCGGTCGTGCCCGGCTCCTCCGGCAGCGGCCTGACCGATGACGAACTGGCCGCCGCCGCACGCGAGATCGGCATGCCGGTGCTGCTGAAGCCCTCGGCGGGCGGCGGCGGCAAGGGCATGCGCCTGGTGCGGGACGAGGCGCACCTCGCCGACGAGATCGCGGCGGCCCGCCGGGAGGCGCGGGCGTCGTTCGGCGACGACACGCTGCTGGTGGAGCGGTGGATCGACCGGCCCCGGCACATCGAGATCCAGGTGCTGGCGGACGGCCACGGCCACGTGGTGCACCTCGGAGAGCGGGAGTGCTCCCTCCAGCGCCGCCACCAGAAGATCATCGAGGAGGCGCCGTCCGTCCTGCTGGACGAGAAGACGCGCGCCGCGATGGGCGAGGCGGCCGTCCAGGCGGCCCTCTCCTGCGGCTACCGGGGCGCGGGCACGGTCGAGTTCATCGTGCCGGGCGGCGACCCCTCGCAGTACTACTTCATGGAGATGAACACCCGCCTCCAGGTGGAGCACCCGGTGACCGAGCTGGTCACGGGCCTGGACCTGGTGGAGTGGCAGCTGCGGGTCGCGGCCGGTGAGGAGCTGCCGTTCCGGCAGGACGACATCACCCTGACCGGGCACGCCGTGGAGGCCCGCCTGTGCGCCGAGGACCCCGCGCGCGGCTTCCTCCCCTCCGGCGGCACGGTCCTCGCGCTGCGCGAGCCGCAGGGCGCGGGAGTCCGCACGGACTCGGGGCTCAGCGAGGGCACCGAGGTGTCCAGCCTGTACGACCCGATGCTGTCGAAGGTCATCGTGCACGGCCCGGACCGGGCCACCGCCCTGCGCAAGCTGCGCGCCGCGCTCGCGGACACGGTCACCCTCGGCGTGCCGACGAACGCCGGGTTCCTGCGGCGCCTGCTGGCCCACCCGGACGTCGTGTCCGGCGACATGGACACGGGCCTGGTGGAGCGGGAGGCCGACGGGCTCGTCCCCGACGGCGTCCCCGACGAGGTGTACGAGGCGGCCGCCGCCGTACGGGAGGACGCGCTCGCCGCACGGCCCGACGCGCGCGGCTGGACCGACCCGTTCTCCGTGCCGAGCGGCTGGCGGATCGGCGGTGAGCGGCTGCCGGTCACGCACCACCTGCGCGTGCCGGGACTCGAACCCGTCGCCCACGTGGCGCGGGCCACCGACCGCACGGTGACCGCCGACCGGGTGACGGTCACGCTGGACGGCGTCACCCACACGTTCCACCGCGCCGGGACCTGGCTCGGCCGGGACGGCGACAGCTGGAACGTGCTGGACCACGACCCGGTGGCCGCCTCCCTCACCGGTTCGGCGCACTCCGGGGCCGACTCGCTGACCGCGCCGATGCCCGGCACGGTCACGGTGGTCAAGGTCGCCGTCGGCGACGAGGTGACGGCCGGGCAGGGGCTGCTCGTGGTGGAGGCGATGAAGATGGAACACGTCATCTCCGCCCCGCACGACGGCACGGTGGTCGAGCTGGACGTCACGCCCGGCTCGACGGTCGCCATGGACCAGGTGCTGGCCGTCGTCGAACCGCACGCCTCGGAGGAGGAAGCGAAGTGA
- a CDS encoding carboxyl transferase domain-containing protein, which translates to MQQAPVLTSAADPASAAWQANEAAHRELADDLRARLAAARLGGGEKARARHTARGKLLPRDRVDSLLDPGSPFLELAPLAANGMYDDQAPAAGVIAGIGRVSGREVVVVANDATVKGGTYYPMTVKKHLRAQEVALENRLPCVYLVDSGGAFLPMQDEVFPDRDHFGRIFYNQARMSGAGIPQIAAVLGSCTAGGAYVPAMSDEAVIVRNQGTIFLGGPPLVKAATGEVVTAEELGGGEVHSRTSGVTDHLAEDDAHALRIVRNIVATLPARGALPWTVEPVEEPKADPAGLYGAVPVDSRTPYDVREVIARITDGSRFAEFKAEYGQTLVTGFARIHGHPVGIVANNGILFAESAQKGAHFIELCDQRGIPLLFLQNISGFMVGKDYEAGGIAKHGAKMVTAVACTRVPKLTVVVGGSYGAGNYSMCGRAYSPRFLWMWPNAKISVMGGEQAASVLATVKRDQMEARGEEWPAEAEEAFKAPVRAQYERQGSAYYATARLWDDGVIDPLDTRQVVGLALTACANAPLPQREPGAPGFGVFRM; encoded by the coding sequence ATGCAGCAGGCACCTGTGCTGACGAGCGCGGCAGATCCCGCGTCGGCGGCCTGGCAGGCCAACGAGGCGGCGCACCGGGAGCTGGCCGACGACCTCCGGGCGCGGCTCGCCGCCGCCCGGCTCGGCGGCGGCGAGAAGGCGCGCGCCCGGCACACGGCGCGCGGCAAACTGCTCCCGCGCGACCGCGTCGATTCGCTTCTGGACCCGGGCTCGCCCTTCCTGGAGCTGGCCCCGCTCGCGGCGAACGGCATGTACGACGACCAGGCGCCCGCCGCCGGGGTGATCGCCGGTATCGGCCGGGTCAGCGGCCGCGAGGTGGTCGTCGTCGCCAACGACGCGACGGTCAAGGGCGGCACGTACTACCCGATGACGGTCAAGAAGCACCTGCGCGCGCAGGAGGTGGCCCTGGAGAACCGGCTGCCCTGCGTGTACCTGGTGGACTCGGGCGGCGCGTTCCTGCCGATGCAGGACGAGGTGTTCCCGGACCGGGACCACTTCGGGCGGATCTTCTACAACCAGGCCCGCATGTCGGGCGCGGGCATCCCGCAGATCGCGGCCGTCCTCGGCTCGTGCACGGCCGGTGGGGCGTACGTCCCGGCCATGAGCGACGAGGCCGTGATCGTGCGGAACCAGGGCACGATCTTCCTGGGCGGCCCGCCGCTGGTGAAGGCCGCCACGGGCGAGGTCGTCACCGCCGAGGAGCTGGGCGGCGGCGAGGTCCACTCCCGTACGTCCGGGGTCACCGACCACCTCGCGGAGGACGACGCGCACGCCCTGCGGATCGTGCGGAACATCGTGGCGACGCTCCCCGCGCGCGGGGCGCTGCCGTGGACGGTGGAGCCGGTCGAGGAGCCCAAGGCCGACCCGGCGGGCCTGTACGGGGCGGTGCCGGTCGACTCGCGCACCCCGTACGACGTCCGCGAGGTCATCGCGCGGATCACCGACGGCTCCCGCTTCGCGGAGTTCAAGGCCGAGTACGGGCAGACGCTGGTGACGGGCTTCGCCCGGATCCACGGACACCCGGTCGGGATCGTCGCCAACAACGGCATCCTGTTCGCCGAGTCCGCCCAGAAGGGCGCCCACTTCATCGAGTTGTGCGACCAGCGCGGCATCCCGCTGCTGTTCCTCCAGAACATCTCCGGCTTCATGGTCGGAAAGGACTACGAGGCGGGCGGCATCGCCAAGCACGGCGCGAAGATGGTCACAGCCGTGGCCTGCACGCGCGTGCCGAAGCTGACGGTCGTCGTCGGGGGCTCGTACGGCGCGGGCAACTACTCCATGTGCGGCCGGGCCTACAGCCCCCGCTTCCTGTGGATGTGGCCCAACGCCAAGATCTCCGTCATGGGCGGCGAGCAGGCCGCCTCCGTACTGGCCACCGTCAAGCGCGACCAGATGGAGGCGCGCGGCGAGGAGTGGCCGGCGGAGGCGGAGGAGGCGTTCAAGGCGCCCGTCCGCGCCCAGTACGAGCGGCAGGGCAGCGCGTACTACGCGACGGCCCGGCTGTGGGACGACGGGGTCATCGACCCGCTCGACACCCGCCAGGTCGTGGGCCTGGCGCTGACCGCCTGCGCCAACGCCCCCCTCCCCCAGCGGGAGCCCGGGGCGCCCGGCTTCGGCGTCTTCCGGATGTGA
- a CDS encoding SACE_7040 family transcriptional regulator, whose product MTTRTDAPTRREQILREAARLFAERGFHGVGVDEIGAAVGISGPGLYRHFAGKDAMLAELLVGISERLLDGGRRRVAESDGDPEALLSALIDGHIDFALNDQSLITLHDRELDRLRDADRKRVRQLQRQYVELWVEAVRETYPALDEADARAAVHAVFGLLNSTPHLAGSLTGRPTTAALLHRLARGAFAAAPGSLDAG is encoded by the coding sequence ATGACGACGAGGACCGACGCCCCGACACGCCGCGAGCAGATCCTCCGGGAGGCCGCCCGCCTCTTCGCCGAGCGCGGCTTCCACGGCGTGGGCGTCGACGAGATAGGCGCGGCGGTCGGCATCAGCGGCCCCGGCCTGTACCGGCACTTCGCGGGCAAGGACGCGATGCTCGCCGAGCTGCTCGTCGGGATCAGCGAGCGGCTCCTCGACGGGGGCCGCCGCCGCGTCGCCGAGTCCGACGGCGACCCGGAGGCACTGCTGTCGGCGCTGATCGACGGCCACATCGACTTCGCGCTCAACGACCAGTCGCTCATCACCCTGCACGACCGGGAGCTGGACCGCCTGCGGGACGCCGACCGCAAGCGCGTCCGCCAGCTCCAGCGGCAGTACGTCGAGCTGTGGGTCGAGGCGGTACGGGAGACCTACCCCGCCCTGGACGAGGCGGACGCGCGGGCGGCGGTCCACGCGGTCTTCGGCCTGCTCAACTCGACCCCGCACCTGGCGGGCTCCCTGACGGGCCGCCCCACCACGGCGGCCCTCCTCCACCGCCTCGCCCGAGGCGCCTTCGCGGCGGCCCCGGGCTCCCTGGACGCCGGCTGA
- a CDS encoding SH3 domain-containing protein, with protein sequence MRMRHKAATGAVALGMLGLAVAPATAAPLAGADSTATARAASCYVYNVSGGAVNIRSGPGQRYTLIGTLAKGAKLPCGTDRDGQTTGQRYTSCGGGDSWSTIRVNGRDGWVASECVAFGV encoded by the coding sequence ATGCGTATGCGTCACAAGGCGGCCACCGGTGCCGTCGCACTGGGGATGCTCGGGCTGGCCGTGGCCCCGGCGACCGCCGCCCCGCTCGCCGGGGCGGACAGCACCGCGACGGCGCGCGCGGCGAGCTGCTACGTGTACAACGTCTCCGGGGGCGCGGTGAACATCCGCAGCGGCCCGGGACAGCGTTACACGCTCATCGGCACGCTGGCCAAGGGCGCCAAGCTGCCGTGCGGCACGGACCGGGACGGCCAGACGACAGGGCAGCGGTACACGTCCTGCGGCGGCGGCGACTCGTGGTCCACGATCCGTGTCAACGGACGCGACGGCTGGGTCGCTTCGGAGTGCGTCGCCTTCGGAGTCTGA